In a genomic window of Coprococcus eutactus:
- a CDS encoding TrmH family RNA methyltransferase yields MRIIEIRDLAAQELDIYARMSENQLAHIYEPDIGLFIAESPNVIQRALNAGYEPVSILIEKKQLDRWMQKESAMKSAMESMSDQIDLPAGNNGDPADVVLEHIMAIGGDIPVYTAEYEVLKKLTGFALIRGLLCAMRRKVLPSPEGVCSDAHRIAVLENVMNPINVGAIFRSAAALGMDAVLLTGGCSDPLYRRSARVSMGTVFQIPWTYIGDMTAGMDILHAMGFKTASMALRNDTIDINDPRLKEVEKLAVILGTEGEGLKTSTIYASDFTIKIPMFHGVDSLNVATASAVAFWELGKR; encoded by the coding sequence ATGAGAATTATAGAGATTAGGGATCTGGCTGCCCAGGAACTTGATATATATGCCAGAATGTCTGAGAACCAGCTGGCTCACATATACGAGCCGGACATAGGTCTCTTCATAGCTGAAAGTCCGAACGTCATCCAGCGTGCACTGAATGCTGGATATGAGCCTGTATCTATATTAATAGAAAAGAAACAGCTAGATAGATGGATGCAAAAAGAATCGGCAATGAAATCAGCGATGGAGTCTATGAGCGACCAGATAGATCTGCCTGCTGGGAATAATGGAGATCCGGCGGATGTGGTTTTAGAACATATTATGGCGATTGGTGGAGATATTCCGGTGTATACAGCTGAGTATGAAGTTCTGAAAAAATTAACCGGATTCGCCTTGATCAGAGGTTTGCTGTGCGCTATGAGAAGAAAAGTGCTTCCATCGCCGGAAGGGGTGTGCAGTGATGCTCATCGTATAGCAGTCCTTGAGAACGTCATGAATCCGATAAATGTAGGGGCAATATTCAGGTCGGCGGCTGCTCTTGGCATGGATGCAGTGCTGCTCACCGGCGGCTGCAGTGATCCGCTGTACAGAAGATCGGCAAGGGTCAGCATGGGGACAGTGTTCCAGATTCCGTGGACTTATATAGGCGATATGACAGCAGGAATGGATATACTTCATGCCATGGGATTTAAGACAGCATCTATGGCTCTACGAAATGATACTATAGATATCAATGATCCGCGGCTCAAGGAAGTTGAAAAGCTTGCGGTCATTCTTGGCACAGAGGGGGAAGGCCTCAAGACTTCAACCATTTATGCCAGTGACTTCACAATAAAGATACCTATGTTCCACGGAGTAGATTCCCTGAACGTGGCTACGGCAAGCGCGGTAGCATTCTGGGAGCTCGGCAAAAGGTAA
- a CDS encoding CpsB/CapC family capsule biosynthesis tyrosine phosphatase: MSVIDFHSHILPGIDDGSRNVETSIGMLRMCREQGVDIMIATPHFYADSNRVERFVENRKNAYDRVMAENADIPHIMMGAEVAFFDGISRAERVDALTIEGTNIMLLEMPFVTWSDSVVHEVRDLIEKRHFHIILAHIERFLKIPGNKSYVEQVLELPVTVQVNAETLLDFRQKGRMFKMFRNGTAHIIGSDCHGMHHRVPNLWLGREALSKKLGEDFVKQIDTYGVQLLKDHQIHP; the protein is encoded by the coding sequence ATGAGTGTAATAGATTTTCATTCACATATATTACCGGGAATAGATGATGGAAGCAGAAATGTAGAGACATCTATAGGTATGCTCAGGATGTGCAGAGAGCAAGGTGTTGACATTATGATCGCAACACCGCACTTTTATGCGGATTCCAACAGGGTAGAGAGATTTGTTGAAAACAGAAAAAACGCATATGACAGGGTCATGGCGGAGAATGCGGATATACCGCACATTATGATGGGGGCAGAGGTTGCTTTCTTCGATGGCATCAGCCGGGCAGAGAGAGTTGACGCACTTACAATAGAAGGAACAAACATCATGTTGCTTGAGATGCCATTTGTGACATGGAGTGATTCAGTAGTGCATGAAGTAAGAGACTTAATAGAGAAAAGACATTTCCATATCATACTGGCTCATATAGAGCGATTCTTAAAGATACCAGGCAACAAATCCTATGTGGAGCAGGTGCTGGAGCTTCCGGTGACTGTTCAGGTGAATGCGGAGACGCTGTTGGATTTCCGGCAGAAGGGGCGGATGTTCAAAATGTTCAGAAACGGCACGGCACACATAATAGGCAGTGATTGTCACGGTATGCATCACAGGGTGCCGAACTTATGGCTGGGCCGCGAGGCGCTTTCGAAGAAACTCGGAGAGGACTTTGTAAAGCAGATTGACACATACGGCGTACAGCTACTCAAAGACCATCAGATACACCCGTAA
- a CDS encoding LCP family protein gives MSYRNMTLSEKKRIYRKIGAVVAAAAILCVMLVIALRPADGGQADGRTTTQPVEGMIEVDGVKYVPKKNIETYLFMGIDNMGKVQKVTDYEGAGRCDVVMLMVRDLTDGTYRTISLDRNLMVEQESLKPDGTSLGTSVAQLSLAHENGDGMEISCQNVVKTVSNFLGGQKIDGYAAVNMGAIGTINNLAGGVTVTIEDDFSKVDKTMKLGETIKLTDEQAVHFVHDRYYVGDETNVQRMKRQEQYKEGLKKNLGEKCSEDNKYPLTIYDALGDYMVTDINSQKFSKLALLVLKDKDAGTVSIDGTESVDDLGFVEVQPDEESLQKAILTLFYKEYK, from the coding sequence ATGTCATACAGAAATATGACACTTTCAGAAAAAAAGAGAATATACAGAAAGATAGGCGCAGTGGTCGCAGCAGCTGCGATACTGTGCGTGATGTTAGTCATAGCCCTGAGACCTGCAGACGGCGGACAGGCGGATGGCAGGACGACAACCCAGCCCGTAGAGGGGATGATAGAGGTGGACGGGGTAAAATATGTTCCGAAGAAGAACATAGAGACATATCTGTTCATGGGAATCGACAACATGGGAAAAGTCCAGAAGGTGACAGACTATGAGGGCGCAGGGCGATGCGATGTCGTCATGCTCATGGTCAGAGATCTGACGGATGGCACATACAGGACCATTTCACTGGACAGAAACCTGATGGTCGAGCAGGAATCACTGAAGCCGGATGGTACAAGTCTTGGAACGTCAGTTGCACAGCTCTCGCTTGCCCATGAGAATGGCGACGGCATGGAGATAAGCTGTCAGAATGTGGTGAAGACAGTTTCAAACTTCCTGGGTGGTCAGAAGATAGACGGATACGCCGCAGTGAACATGGGAGCCATAGGAACTATCAACAATCTGGCGGGAGGCGTCACGGTCACGATAGAGGACGACTTCTCAAAGGTTGACAAGACCATGAAGCTGGGAGAGACCATAAAGCTCACAGACGAGCAGGCAGTACATTTCGTACATGACAGATACTATGTGGGCGATGAGACGAATGTACAGCGAATGAAGAGACAGGAGCAGTACAAAGAAGGCCTGAAGAAGAACCTGGGTGAGAAGTGTAGCGAGGATAACAAATACCCTCTTACGATATATGATGCGCTGGGTGACTACATGGTCACAGACATAAACTCACAGAAGTTTTCCAAGCTCGCGTTGCTTGTTCTTAAGGACAAGGATGCGGGAACGGTCAGTATAGATGGGACAGAGTCAGTGGATGATCTGGGGTTCGTCGAGGTACAGCCTGATGAGGAAAGTCTGCAGAAGGCGATACTGACATTGTTCTACAAAGAATACAAATAG
- a CDS encoding YveK family protein, which produces MNSNRVETTERDTGTQPSALSAYKAAEGEENEIDLLDMGMALLEKLPYIILCFLVGAVLFNAYAYFFIKPTYQSTAKLYVVSASDDSIVNLQDLNIGSSLTADYEELILSYPVLDQVIDKMNLNMDSEQLAKMISLVNPTDTRVLQIVVTSTDKQQACDIANTLANVAIDYLPDTMSTNAPNIAQVARVADKKVGPSYMKYTAIGALLGALIYCIFIIIGYLMDDTIHTSEDMEKYFGIVPLTVIPESEQFRTDDVQDITQKHSKRKERSKA; this is translated from the coding sequence ATGAATTCCAACAGAGTTGAAACAACAGAGAGAGATACGGGGACACAGCCGTCAGCACTTAGTGCATATAAGGCTGCTGAGGGTGAGGAGAACGAGATAGACCTTCTGGATATGGGAATGGCGCTGCTCGAGAAGCTTCCTTATATTATATTGTGTTTCCTTGTAGGTGCGGTGTTATTCAACGCATACGCGTATTTCTTCATAAAGCCGACATATCAGTCCACAGCCAAGCTGTACGTGGTGTCAGCATCCGATGATTCTATAGTCAATCTTCAGGATCTGAACATAGGATCATCACTTACCGCTGACTATGAGGAACTGATACTGAGCTATCCGGTCCTCGATCAGGTCATAGACAAGATGAACCTCAACATGGACTCAGAGCAGCTTGCCAAGATGATATCACTGGTGAATCCGACTGATACACGAGTGCTGCAGATCGTAGTCACAAGCACAGACAAACAGCAGGCATGCGATATAGCAAACACACTGGCGAATGTTGCCATAGATTACCTTCCTGACACCATGAGCACGAATGCACCAAACATAGCGCAGGTCGCAAGGGTTGCAGATAAGAAGGTAGGACCAAGCTACATGAAGTATACAGCCATCGGAGCGCTGCTCGGAGCTCTTATCTACTGTATATTCATCATCATAGGCTACCTGATGGATGACACGATCCACACATCAGAGGATATGGAGAAGTACTTCGGTATAGTTCCACTCACAGTCATCCCGGAGAGCGAACAGTTCAGAACAGATGATGTTCAGGATATAACACAGAAACACAGTAAGAGGAAAGAGAGGAGCAAAGCATGA
- a CDS encoding CpsD/CapB family tyrosine-protein kinase translates to MKKLNVEFQELPYAVEEAMNRLRINIKFCGKNTKKILITSSMPNEGKSSIAINLWKMLAEAGFPTVLVDVDLRKSVIKERHHINNTEKLQDLGYYLSGQAEIEDVVYETQVENAYIVPCMNLLENPSALLEDARFAEILDKLAETYRYVIIDSPPLGSVADAAQIASLCDGAVLVVRAGETSRNLIKQSFQQLSQVGCTLLGVILNRVETAGRAYKKYYGKYGKYYKQYGYGEYGRYGQEAASSKDK, encoded by the coding sequence ATGAAGAAATTGAATGTAGAGTTCCAGGAATTGCCATATGCAGTAGAGGAAGCCATGAACAGGCTCAGAATAAACATAAAGTTCTGCGGCAAGAACACCAAAAAGATACTTATAACAAGCAGCATGCCAAACGAGGGAAAGAGCAGCATAGCTATCAACCTTTGGAAGATGCTTGCTGAGGCGGGGTTCCCTACAGTGCTGGTTGACGTGGATCTGAGAAAGTCAGTTATAAAAGAGAGACATCACATTAACAATACAGAAAAGCTTCAGGATCTTGGATATTATCTCTCCGGTCAGGCAGAGATAGAGGATGTCGTGTATGAGACACAGGTTGAAAATGCATACATTGTGCCTTGTATGAATCTCCTGGAGAACCCATCAGCACTTCTCGAGGATGCGAGGTTTGCAGAGATCCTTGACAAGCTTGCCGAGACATACAGATATGTCATCATAGATTCGCCACCACTTGGAAGCGTGGCGGACGCCGCACAGATAGCATCACTGTGTGACGGAGCAGTACTGGTAGTCAGAGCTGGCGAGACATCCAGGAATCTCATCAAGCAGTCATTCCAGCAGCTCTCCCAGGTCGGATGTACCCTCCTTGGAGTCATCCTCAACAGAGTTGAGACCGCCGGAAGAGCATACAAGAAATACTACGGTAAATACGGAAAGTATTACAAGCAGTACGGCTATGGTGAGTATGGCAGATATGGCCAGGAAGCCGCATCGTCCAAGGACAAATAA